Proteins from one Cryptomeria japonica chromosome 4, Sugi_1.0, whole genome shotgun sequence genomic window:
- the LOC131875116 gene encoding SH3 domain-containing protein C23A1.17-like, producing MRSGIKKDDQDPTLLLAPSSSFPLTKLEQSLDDHELLIANVLVKPPRNCKVSSATWVANASKSPVPVFASTVPISASKSPILVSVGTVPVPTGTVPVPTGTVPVLVGTIPILVVLLYVGIVQVLVGTVPVLVGIVQVYVIPVHVGTVPVLVGTAPVFVVPVHVGTVPVLVGTVPVLIGIVPVSVVPVHVGTVPVSTDIVPISIVVVPVFVDIVPVYVVVVPVYVGIVPVSIDTVPISPVVVPVSTDTVPISVDIVPVFVPVYDVGVPVSADIVPVSVDAVPVYVVVVLVSVDIVPVSAAVVPIFVVVIPISVPAASTAKLICGNDTRRCADGSPSPIFWNSTPTGRTSPTGLATASAS from the exons ATGCGGTCTGgaatcaagaaagatgatcaa GATCCAACTCTTCTTTTGgctccttcctcatcctttcctttAACCAAATTGGAGCAATCGTTGGATGATCATGAACTTCTAATTGCAAATGTTCTTGTGAAACCTCCTCGAAA CTGTAAGGTGAGCTCTGCCACTTGGGTTGCTAATGCCTCCAAGTCACCCGTACCAGTTTTTGCTAGTACCGTACCGATTTCTGCCTCCAAGTCACCCATACTAGTTTCTGTCGGTACCGTACCAGTTCCTACTGGCACAGTACCAGTTCCTACTGGCACTGTACCAGTTCTTGTTGGCACCATACCAATTCTTGTCGTACTCCTATATGTTGGCATTGTACAAGTACTTGTTGGCACCGTACCAGTTCTTGTTGGCATCGTACAAGTTTATGTCATACCAGTACATGTTGGCACTGTACCAGTTCTTGTTGGCACCGCACCAGTTTTTGTCGTACCAGTACATGTTGGCACTGTACCAGTACTTGTTGGCACCGTACCAGTTCTTATTGGCATCGTACCAGTTTCTGTCGTACCAGTACATGTTGGCACTGTACCAGTTTCTACCGACATCGTACCAATTTCTATTGTCGTCGTACCAGTTTTTGTCGACATCGTACCAGTTTATGTTGTCGTCGTACCAGTTTATGTCGGCATTGTACCAGTTTCTATCGACACCGTACCAATTTCTCCTGTCGTCGTACCAGTTTCTACCGACACCGTACCAATTTCTGTCGACATCGTACCAGTTTTTGTACCAGTTTATGATGTTGGCGTACCAGTTTCTGCCGACATTGTACCAGTTTCTGTTGACGCAGTACCAGTTTATGTTGTCGTCGTACTAGTTTCTGTCGACATCGTACCAGTTTCTGCTGCCGTCGTACCAATTTTTGTTGTTGTCATACCAATTTCTGTTCCTGCTGCAAGTACGGCCAAACTGATCTGTGGCAACGATACCCGTCGCTGTGCCGACGGTTCCCCCTCTCCAATCTTCTGGAATAGCACCCCGACTGGTCGTACATCTCCCACTGGGCTAGCTACTGCAAGCGCCTCCTGA